The following proteins are co-located in the Sandaracinaceae bacterium genome:
- a CDS encoding septum formation initiator family protein produces MRTPHDETALASCDEDVEEELSSLESEGALDSEQGLSEGSADRLGRRARGDDSERGTRGRRRPRVRATDDALATDPDPAPSRGRRGPRDTTEHAADGAPVDVVLDLRQSLTWLLPFIMLVSAIIAVPARILAEEGLPRYRALQAEQVDLDAQNERMRREVRDLQREVQALRTDPFAIERIARDELGMVRPGEVIFQFNE; encoded by the coding sequence ATGCGCACGCCGCACGACGAAACCGCCCTCGCGTCTTGCGACGAGGATGTGGAGGAAGAACTCTCGTCCCTCGAGTCCGAGGGCGCGCTCGACTCGGAGCAGGGTCTGTCGGAGGGCTCCGCGGACCGCCTCGGCCGACGTGCTCGGGGCGACGACAGCGAGCGAGGGACGCGGGGGCGCAGGCGTCCTCGTGTGCGCGCCACGGACGACGCGCTGGCGACGGACCCCGACCCTGCGCCATCGAGGGGTCGGCGCGGTCCCCGAGACACCACCGAGCACGCCGCGGACGGCGCCCCGGTGGACGTGGTGCTCGACCTGCGCCAGAGCCTGACCTGGCTCTTGCCGTTCATCATGCTCGTCAGCGCAATCATCGCGGTCCCAGCGCGCATCCTGGCGGAAGAGGGCCTGCCGCGCTACCGCGCCCTCCAGGCAGAACAGGTGGACCTCGACGCGCAGAACGAGCGCATGCGTCGAGAAGTGCGCGACCTGCAGCGAGAGGTGCAGGCGCTGCGCACGGACCCCTTTGCCATCGAGCGCATCGCACGCGACGAGCTGGGCATGGTGCGTCCCGGCGAGGTCATCTTTCAGTTCAACGAATAG
- a CDS encoding acyltransferase family protein has translation MDRLELGFSHHGIDAYGVDKAELARFFTALSWAYRRYFDVHVHGAEHIPLSGRAMLIGNHSGGVALDALMVIASCFFELDPPRLAQGMAEKFINKVPGASQLASRLGQFTGLPEHADRLLRDERLLMVFPEGARGTAKLARDADSLVRFGTGFMRLALKTNTPIVPLAFVGGGEAIPTVMNLYKLGQLMGVPYIPVTPYIVPIPKPVTLQVLYSEPLLFEGDGSEADEVVHGYVEQVRARIAWLIEQARALRAGTLSEEELELR, from the coding sequence GTGGACCGGCTCGAGCTCGGGTTCAGTCACCACGGCATCGACGCGTATGGCGTGGACAAGGCCGAGCTGGCGCGCTTCTTCACGGCCCTGTCGTGGGCATACCGCCGCTACTTCGACGTGCACGTCCATGGGGCCGAGCACATCCCGCTGTCTGGCCGCGCCATGCTCATCGGCAATCACTCCGGGGGCGTCGCGCTCGACGCGCTGATGGTCATCGCGTCGTGCTTCTTCGAGCTCGACCCCCCGCGGCTGGCGCAAGGCATGGCCGAGAAGTTCATCAACAAGGTGCCGGGGGCGTCGCAGCTCGCCAGCCGCCTCGGGCAGTTCACGGGGCTGCCCGAGCACGCAGACCGCTTGCTGAGGGACGAGCGATTGCTCATGGTGTTCCCCGAAGGCGCCCGCGGCACGGCCAAGCTCGCCCGCGACGCCGACAGCCTGGTCCGCTTCGGCACCGGCTTCATGCGACTGGCGCTCAAGACCAACACGCCGATCGTTCCGCTCGCGTTCGTGGGCGGCGGGGAGGCCATCCCCACCGTCATGAACCTCTACAAGCTCGGCCAGCTGATGGGCGTCCCGTACATCCCCGTCACCCCGTACATCGTTCCCATCCCCAAGCCCGTGACGCTGCAGGTGCTCTATAGCGAGCCGCTGCTCTTCGAGGGCGATGGGAGCGAGGCGGACGAGGTCGTCCACGGCTACGTCGAGCAGGTGCGGGCGCGCATCGCCTGGCTCATCGAGCAGGCGCGCGCGCTGCGGGCTGGCACCCTTTCGGAAGAGGAGTTGGAGCTTCGATGA
- a CDS encoding AgmX/PglI C-terminal domain-containing protein produces MSRAHPNALAQAVVSLSLTALFLPAMVSAQTPAEIDATAQRLSQEVPCVRTQNERLASTLRLLEEAERQARSASGDAARRDAVHSAEALELRLGVIVGELRACLVSGASQGASGAASTHTGTLSATGATATGSGTGYVPPPPHVVVRHDGDGTPHPAESPNPATEVLDSGRALPGQLYLVQAERVDGLGRADNADVRQAVDRVAPHISHCYEQLVSHSAHQRGRVYLTFTVTPEGRVRDIRLENFTIFDRTFQRCVGAAAGHLRVTHPAIGGSARYSFHLRFGPPVDRGTPEVD; encoded by the coding sequence ATGAGTCGAGCGCATCCCAACGCCCTCGCCCAAGCGGTCGTGAGCCTCTCGCTGACCGCCCTCTTCCTCCCCGCCATGGTGTCCGCTCAGACACCTGCGGAGATCGACGCCACTGCGCAACGCCTCAGCCAAGAGGTGCCGTGCGTTCGGACGCAGAACGAGCGCCTGGCCAGCACGCTGCGCCTGCTCGAGGAGGCCGAGCGCCAAGCCCGCTCGGCCTCCGGCGACGCGGCCCGACGTGACGCGGTGCACAGCGCGGAAGCCCTCGAGCTGCGCTTGGGTGTCATCGTGGGGGAGCTGCGCGCGTGCCTCGTCAGCGGTGCATCGCAGGGAGCCAGTGGGGCGGCCAGCACGCACACGGGGACGCTCTCGGCGACGGGCGCCACCGCGACCGGCAGCGGCACGGGATACGTACCCCCACCCCCACACGTCGTCGTCCGACACGATGGTGACGGAACCCCCCACCCAGCGGAGTCCCCCAACCCCGCGACCGAGGTGTTGGACAGCGGCCGCGCGCTGCCTGGGCAGCTCTACCTGGTGCAGGCCGAGCGCGTGGACGGCCTCGGCCGCGCCGACAACGCCGATGTGCGGCAAGCGGTGGATCGCGTCGCCCCACACATCTCCCACTGCTACGAGCAGCTCGTCAGCCACAGCGCACACCAGCGGGGCCGGGTCTACCTCACGTTCACGGTCACGCCGGAGGGGCGCGTGCGCGACATCCGCCTCGAGAACTTCACCATCTTCGACCGCACGTTCCAGCGCTGCGTAGGCGCCGCCGCGGGTCACCTGCGGGTGACGCACCCTGCCATCGGCGGCTCGGCACGCTACAGCTTCCACCTGCGCTTCGGGCCCCCCGTGGACCGCGGCACGCCCGAAGTCGACTGA
- a CDS encoding DUF2723 domain-containing protein yields MRAPLPRWVATLAAGTVPLAVFVGTSSGVAHWLDTGEFVGVASDLGISHPPGHPLAGIALGLARLLPFGPLAYRVALTCALCGALAAASMQRAARHVLDTLGLQRTTSDLLALAAALYTSLTYAWWFQCVRPEVYALEAALSAVILERAVFVESRFPLRDTAALRVGAVALGLALANHHFLALLLLPAMAPSLARVYADRGPRPLLHAAGLTFGGLLVYVYLPLRAARRPLLALGDPTSLGRFYWVVSAETFQGNQGDGVPLPLGERFADVVLQLLMDLHPVGLCAAMLGLYVLLRYDKTRRLGVLLALVTFVFVSGRAWLGFVRSNPDALGYLLPAFMALGILASAGVGVVVGVLEQRFPRPAVVLCALLAAGSLVQIARHAEDASLARYVVADRFDDALVRELPTGAVVLLYAPQTVFRVLGSTGEERLRPDVTFVPMPLLHYPGLPARILEEAPELRPVFAGIELTGDLREPDLQSLAAERPLFVELDVRLPRGLYETLAPEGLYARVLPGGATDTDIREGREAQEATWARLLAEAGPEPDHDTRAQIIYRRFHDAMFLAAVGDREGARVAIEHVLRLAPEERVARALAAVLATPDERGPVDGELIEALFQHMGSGVTRPTVSAH; encoded by the coding sequence ATGCGCGCTCCCCTCCCCCGCTGGGTCGCAACGTTGGCGGCCGGCACCGTGCCGCTCGCCGTGTTCGTGGGCACGAGCTCGGGCGTGGCGCACTGGCTCGACACGGGAGAGTTCGTCGGCGTCGCGTCGGACCTGGGCATCTCGCACCCACCCGGTCACCCGCTCGCGGGGATCGCCCTGGGCCTCGCGCGCTTGCTGCCTTTCGGACCGCTCGCATACCGGGTCGCCCTGACCTGCGCTCTGTGCGGTGCGCTGGCCGCAGCGTCCATGCAGCGCGCCGCGCGCCACGTGCTGGACACCCTCGGGCTGCAACGCACGACGTCGGACCTCCTCGCGCTCGCGGCCGCCCTCTACACGTCGCTCACCTACGCGTGGTGGTTCCAGTGCGTGCGACCCGAGGTGTACGCGCTCGAGGCCGCGCTCTCGGCGGTGATCCTGGAGCGCGCCGTGTTCGTGGAGTCGCGTTTTCCCCTGCGCGACACGGCGGCGCTGCGTGTCGGCGCCGTGGCCCTGGGGCTCGCCCTGGCCAACCACCACTTCCTCGCGCTGCTCCTGTTGCCTGCGATGGCACCCAGCCTGGCGCGCGTCTACGCCGACCGGGGCCCGCGGCCGCTGCTCCACGCGGCCGGCCTCACGTTCGGCGGGCTGCTCGTCTACGTCTACCTCCCGCTGCGCGCCGCGCGGCGGCCGCTGCTCGCGCTGGGCGACCCCACGTCCCTCGGTCGCTTCTACTGGGTGGTGTCGGCCGAGACCTTCCAGGGCAATCAGGGCGATGGGGTTCCGCTCCCGCTCGGCGAGCGCTTCGCCGACGTCGTGCTGCAGCTCCTCATGGACCTTCACCCCGTCGGGCTGTGCGCGGCGATGCTGGGGCTGTACGTCCTGCTGCGCTACGACAAGACGCGTCGTCTCGGGGTGCTCTTGGCGCTCGTCACGTTCGTGTTCGTGAGCGGTCGTGCGTGGCTCGGCTTCGTGCGCAGCAACCCCGACGCGCTGGGCTATCTCCTGCCCGCCTTCATGGCCCTCGGCATCCTCGCCTCCGCGGGGGTCGGAGTGGTGGTCGGTGTCTTGGAGCAACGCTTCCCCCGCCCGGCCGTGGTCTTGTGCGCGCTGCTGGCGGCGGGCTCCCTCGTGCAGATCGCGCGGCACGCCGAGGACGCGTCGCTCGCCCGGTACGTCGTCGCCGATCGCTTCGACGACGCGCTGGTGCGCGAGCTCCCGACCGGCGCCGTGGTGCTCCTCTATGCTCCCCAGACGGTCTTCCGCGTGCTGGGCAGCACAGGCGAGGAGCGTCTGCGTCCCGACGTCACGTTCGTCCCCATGCCGCTCCTGCACTACCCAGGGTTGCCCGCTCGCATCCTCGAAGAGGCCCCCGAGCTGCGCCCCGTGTTCGCGGGGATCGAGCTGACCGGCGACCTCCGCGAGCCGGATCTTCAGTCACTCGCCGCCGAGCGCCCTCTGTTCGTCGAGCTCGACGTGCGACTGCCGCGCGGGCTGTACGAGACGCTGGCGCCAGAGGGCCTCTACGCTCGGGTACTCCCCGGCGGCGCCACCGACACCGACATCCGCGAGGGGCGTGAGGCGCAGGAGGCGACGTGGGCACGCTTGCTGGCCGAGGCTGGCCCGGAGCCGGACCACGACACGCGCGCCCAGATCATCTACCGACGCTTCCATGACGCCATGTTCCTCGCTGCCGTAGGCGACCGCGAGGGTGCGCGGGTCGCGATCGAGCACGTGCTACGGCTCGCCCCCGAGGAGCGCGTCGCCCGCGCGCTGGCTGCGGTGTTGGCGACGCCAGACGAGCGGGGTCCCGTGGACGGCGAGCTGATCGAGGCGCTGTTCCAGCACATGGGTTCTGGGGTCACGCGCCCCACCGTCTCGGCCCACTGA
- a CDS encoding SDR family oxidoreductase codes for MKVLITGISGKLGRLVGKRLDAAGHTVLGVDRRPWAGAPERVQMFQVDIRKRPAEDVFRTEKPDAVIHMATVTHLTHKSPDRYRINLQGTRAIVENCNRYEVKQMLFVGRHTYYGAAADSPLYHTEDEPPMALNSFPELADLVAADLYAGSALWRYPGVDTCVLRLCYTLGGSKHGTLANFIRGPRVPTVLGFDPLFHFMHENDAADAIVAALDKNLRGVFNVSGPPPMLLSDVVRDAGRQNVPVPEALMNLTLGRFGLPRLPPGAVDHLKFPIVIDSAAFKKATGFQHAYDEAEALNAYRKSD; via the coding sequence ATGAAAGTCTTGATCACGGGCATCAGCGGCAAGCTCGGGCGACTGGTGGGCAAGCGGCTGGACGCTGCTGGGCACACGGTGCTGGGGGTGGACAGGCGCCCTTGGGCCGGCGCACCCGAGCGCGTGCAGATGTTCCAGGTGGACATTCGAAAGCGGCCCGCGGAGGACGTCTTCCGTACGGAGAAGCCAGACGCCGTGATTCACATGGCGACGGTCACGCACCTCACCCACAAGAGCCCCGACCGCTACCGCATCAACCTACAGGGCACGCGCGCCATCGTGGAGAACTGCAACCGCTACGAGGTCAAGCAGATGCTCTTCGTCGGGCGGCATACGTACTATGGCGCCGCTGCGGACTCCCCCCTCTACCACACCGAGGACGAGCCGCCGATGGCGCTCAACAGCTTCCCCGAGCTGGCGGATTTGGTGGCGGCCGATCTCTACGCCGGCAGCGCGCTGTGGCGCTACCCGGGTGTCGACACGTGCGTCCTGCGCCTCTGTTACACCCTCGGCGGGAGCAAGCACGGCACGCTGGCGAACTTCATCCGTGGGCCGCGCGTGCCCACCGTGTTGGGGTTCGACCCCTTGTTCCACTTCATGCACGAGAACGACGCCGCCGACGCCATCGTGGCGGCGCTCGACAAGAACCTACGAGGCGTGTTCAACGTCTCCGGTCCACCGCCCATGCTGCTCAGCGACGTCGTGCGCGACGCGGGCCGCCAGAACGTCCCAGTGCCCGAGGCGCTCATGAACCTCACGCTCGGGCGCTTCGGCCTGCCGCGCCTGCCCCCTGGCGCGGTCGATCATCTCAAGTTCCCCATCGTCATCGACAGCGCCGCGTTCAAGAAGGCCACGGGCTTCCAGCACGCGTACGACGAGGCCGAGGCGTTGAACGCGTACCGCAAGTCCGACTGA
- a CDS encoding PilZ domain-containing protein, whose translation MAQMKSPKWAARDDSHVDLGGSALLFGREGDPVGEYAVRDLTSRGALLRGQPWAKGAPRRVHVQLALPSRSEPLEAWGHVCHFVDAGAGAAEMELRFHGLSADDEDRIEEAILAEWARVRDA comes from the coding sequence ATGGCACAGATGAAGTCACCAAAGTGGGCGGCACGTGACGATTCGCACGTGGACCTGGGAGGGAGCGCGCTGCTCTTCGGACGCGAGGGAGATCCGGTGGGCGAATACGCGGTCCGAGACCTGACGTCGCGCGGGGCGCTGCTGCGGGGACAGCCGTGGGCCAAGGGGGCGCCGCGTCGCGTGCACGTCCAGCTGGCGTTGCCCTCGCGCAGCGAGCCCCTGGAGGCCTGGGGACACGTGTGCCACTTCGTCGACGCGGGCGCGGGTGCTGCGGAGATGGAGCTGCGCTTCCACGGGCTGAGCGCCGACGACGAAGACCGCATCGAGGAGGCCATCCTGGCCGAGTGGGCACGCGTCCGCGACGCGTGA
- a CDS encoding DUF2452 domain-containing protein produces MSPLMSETDEDERHRGREATSPYPVSRLAPAFRMDDLATRVAAASEVVSAVTTRRLELIAEQMRALRTQAEAVLRDAERDLQLNHARCSFRRKPGQTYHLYRDASGPFFSMLSPAEWGERAPGDFEGSFRLEADASWTPAEEIAARDARRAEILPLLPC; encoded by the coding sequence ATGTCCCCGCTCATGAGCGAGACGGACGAAGACGAGCGCCACCGTGGTCGCGAGGCCACCTCGCCCTACCCGGTGAGCCGCCTGGCTCCCGCGTTCCGCATGGACGACCTGGCGACGCGCGTCGCGGCCGCGAGCGAGGTCGTCAGCGCCGTCACCACACGCCGCCTCGAGCTGATCGCCGAGCAGATGCGCGCGTTGCGGACGCAGGCTGAGGCCGTGCTGCGCGACGCGGAGCGCGATCTGCAGCTGAACCACGCGCGCTGCTCGTTCCGGCGCAAACCCGGTCAGACCTACCACTTGTACCGGGATGCGAGTGGCCCCTTCTTCTCGATGCTCTCGCCGGCCGAATGGGGCGAGCGCGCGCCGGGCGACTTCGAGGGCTCGTTCCGCCTGGAGGCCGACGCGTCCTGGACACCTGCCGAGGAGATCGCCGCGCGCGACGCGCGTCGGGCCGAGATCCTTCCCCTGCTCCCGTGCTGA
- a CDS encoding diguanylate cyclase, translating to MSSMVTAALSLRRTVRASAVLLTALALGTVVWLGAFQGGPSSLGLEHAAAGLLWLALFGQRVALRAQAIESETRGAHLDLELGVLLLVASHALVQLTGGLEGPLYPLVYVVVAFLASFARKPVGHVLVLLALCVEAPLWFMTESHESARPFVLHAVFIVFFGVLNMMFTRAEIARVRKRSIKALDEDKAKAREESRMFRLVAPASGRAHDEDRLFQSSVEEVHHALYHVLHLLHRSLDLHTCVLLMLDERGERLRIVELVTNADEIAEGPFAAGEGALGAVVRRQITTNLEHIRPNYKGLPYYADGAPIQAFIGVPVREGDQVRGVLCGDRLADRPFTAREEEVFESAIRQVLRALENERVFVQLERGKREQSILFNASQMLGAALNEAAVIDAGLEASQQIAPFDFGAITLYDPDNKRHTVRKAVGLHADEFQSLSFRDNNSLTAMAVKNHHYLPYRGDFDPRQQTVYTKRENLRGMDSLLILPLIVREDAIGTLALAARRRDAFGDAVRPALQVLANQLAVSLSNAKAVARLEEMATTDGLTGCLNKRAFLDELERRVRSAERFGRKLSLIVTDIDHFKSVNDTYGHATGDVVIRELGQILMRVKRETDLVARFGGEEFCVLCEETDTDGAILLAERVREELGETVFQTENGKLQVRASLGVATFPTHAKTPEGLFDVTDKALYAAKHGGRNQVVAA from the coding sequence ATGTCGAGCATGGTGACGGCAGCGCTCTCCCTCCGGCGCACGGTCCGTGCCAGCGCTGTGTTGCTCACGGCGCTCGCACTCGGCACCGTGGTGTGGCTCGGCGCGTTCCAGGGCGGACCCTCCTCGTTGGGGCTCGAGCACGCCGCCGCGGGGTTGCTCTGGCTCGCGCTGTTCGGACAGCGCGTGGCGCTGCGCGCACAAGCCATCGAGAGCGAGACACGCGGCGCGCACCTGGACCTCGAACTGGGCGTGCTGCTGCTGGTCGCGAGCCACGCGTTGGTGCAGCTCACGGGGGGTCTCGAGGGTCCCCTCTACCCGCTCGTCTACGTCGTCGTCGCCTTCCTCGCCTCGTTCGCGCGGAAGCCCGTGGGGCACGTGCTGGTGCTGCTGGCGCTGTGCGTGGAGGCGCCGCTCTGGTTCATGACCGAGTCGCACGAGAGCGCGCGCCCGTTCGTGCTGCACGCCGTGTTCATCGTGTTCTTCGGGGTGCTGAACATGATGTTCACACGCGCCGAGATCGCCCGTGTGCGCAAGCGCAGCATCAAGGCGCTGGACGAGGACAAGGCCAAGGCGCGCGAGGAGTCGCGCATGTTCCGCTTGGTGGCGCCTGCCAGCGGCCGCGCGCACGATGAGGACCGCTTGTTCCAAAGCTCCGTGGAGGAAGTGCACCACGCGCTCTACCACGTGCTGCACCTGCTCCACCGCAGCCTGGACCTGCACACGTGCGTGCTGCTGATGTTGGACGAGCGCGGTGAGCGCCTGCGCATCGTGGAGCTGGTGACCAACGCGGACGAGATCGCGGAGGGACCGTTCGCCGCGGGTGAGGGCGCCTTGGGCGCGGTCGTGCGCCGCCAGATCACCACCAACCTCGAGCACATCCGGCCCAACTACAAGGGCCTGCCCTACTACGCCGACGGAGCGCCCATCCAGGCCTTCATCGGTGTGCCCGTGCGCGAGGGGGACCAAGTGCGCGGCGTCCTGTGTGGCGACCGCCTGGCCGACCGCCCCTTCACGGCGCGCGAAGAAGAGGTCTTCGAGAGCGCCATCCGGCAGGTGCTGCGCGCGCTCGAGAACGAGCGGGTGTTCGTGCAGCTCGAGCGGGGCAAGCGCGAGCAGAGCATCCTGTTCAACGCCTCCCAGATGCTCGGGGCCGCGCTCAACGAGGCCGCCGTGATCGACGCGGGGCTCGAGGCGTCGCAGCAGATCGCGCCGTTCGACTTCGGCGCCATCACCCTCTACGACCCCGACAACAAGCGCCACACGGTGCGCAAGGCTGTCGGGCTACACGCCGACGAGTTCCAGAGCCTGAGCTTTCGCGACAACAACTCGCTCACGGCGATGGCGGTCAAGAACCACCACTACCTGCCGTACCGGGGTGACTTCGACCCTCGCCAGCAGACGGTCTACACCAAGCGCGAGAACCTGCGCGGGATGGACTCGCTCTTGATCCTGCCGCTCATCGTGCGCGAGGACGCCATCGGCACGCTCGCGCTCGCGGCGCGGCGTCGTGATGCGTTCGGTGACGCGGTGCGCCCCGCGCTGCAGGTGCTGGCGAACCAGCTGGCTGTGTCGCTCAGCAACGCGAAGGCCGTCGCGCGCCTCGAGGAGATGGCCACCACGGACGGCCTCACGGGCTGCCTCAACAAGCGCGCGTTCTTGGACGAGCTCGAGCGGCGCGTGCGCTCGGCCGAGCGCTTCGGCCGCAAGCTGTCGCTGATCGTCACGGACATCGACCACTTCAAGAGCGTCAACGACACCTACGGACACGCGACGGGCGACGTCGTGATCCGCGAGCTCGGCCAGATCCTGATGCGCGTCAAGCGCGAGACCGACCTGGTCGCGCGCTTTGGCGGCGAGGAGTTCTGCGTGCTGTGCGAGGAGACCGACACCGACGGCGCCATCTTGCTGGCCGAGCGCGTGCGCGAGGAGCTGGGCGAGACGGTGTTCCAGACCGAGAACGGCAAGCTGCAGGTGCGCGCCTCGCTCGGGGTCGCGACCTTCCCGACCCACGCCAAGACCCCCGAGGGCCTCTTCGACGTCACCGACAAAGCCCTCTACGCGGCAAAGCACGGTGGCCGCAACCAGGTGGTCGCCGCGTAG
- a CDS encoding CBS domain-containing protein, with amino-acid sequence MTRTIREVLEKKGHQVHTIDVDATVMDAITVMNQHHIGSVVVCEAGAWVGIFTERDVLTRIVAPRRDPDTTRVRDVMTRELFTMTPDQPLSAAMEAMTQRRCRHVPIVAAGKLHGMLSIGDVNKALHADLAHELHELESYISSPYVA; translated from the coding sequence ATGACAAGAACCATACGCGAGGTGCTCGAAAAGAAGGGGCATCAGGTCCACACCATCGACGTCGACGCGACCGTGATGGACGCCATCACGGTCATGAACCAACACCACATCGGGTCGGTCGTGGTCTGCGAGGCAGGCGCCTGGGTGGGCATCTTCACCGAGCGAGACGTGCTCACGCGCATCGTCGCGCCGCGTCGCGATCCGGACACCACAAGGGTGCGGGACGTGATGACGCGCGAGCTGTTCACGATGACGCCCGACCAGCCGCTCTCGGCCGCCATGGAGGCGATGACGCAGCGCCGCTGTCGTCACGTACCCATCGTCGCCGCGGGCAAGCTGCATGGGATGCTCTCCATCGGCGACGTGAACAAGGCGCTGCACGCGGACCTGGCGCACGAGCTGCACGAGCTCGAGAGCTACATCTCGAGCCCCTACGTGGCTTGA
- a CDS encoding glutathione peroxidase — protein sequence MASLHDFSTLSLGGETVSLADFAGKATLVVNVASACGLTPHYAGLEALQRRYAARGLSVIGFPCNQFGAQEPGDAEAIATFCSTEYGVTFPMMAKIEVNGERRHPVYAWLSEANVGPEGPGDIRWNFTKFVVDRQGAVVARFAPTTTPEDPELVAAVERALG from the coding sequence ATGGCGTCACTGCACGACTTCTCCACCCTGAGCCTCGGCGGCGAGACCGTCTCGTTGGCTGACTTTGCAGGCAAGGCCACGCTCGTGGTGAACGTGGCGTCCGCTTGCGGGCTCACGCCCCACTACGCGGGGCTGGAAGCGCTGCAGCGACGCTACGCCGCGCGCGGCCTCAGCGTCATCGGGTTCCCCTGCAACCAGTTCGGCGCACAGGAGCCGGGCGACGCCGAGGCCATCGCGACCTTCTGCTCCACCGAGTACGGCGTGACCTTCCCGATGATGGCGAAGATCGAGGTCAATGGAGAGCGGCGCCACCCCGTGTACGCCTGGCTCAGCGAGGCGAACGTCGGGCCCGAGGGCCCCGGCGACATCCGTTGGAACTTCACCAAGTTCGTCGTGGACCGTCAGGGCGCCGTCGTCGCGCGCTTCGCCCCCACCACCACCCCTGAAGACCCCGAGCTCGTCGCCGCCGTCGAGCGCGCCCTGGGCTGA
- a CDS encoding translation initiation factor, translating into MPESARPAPGLGKLVLQREKKGRGGKTVTRVRGLPPDELPRWAGDLKRALGCGATVEGDDVVLLGDLVGRAADWLTARGAKQVVRGN; encoded by the coding sequence GTGCCCGAGAGCGCTCGCCCCGCGCCAGGGCTCGGAAAGCTGGTGCTGCAGCGCGAGAAGAAGGGCCGCGGCGGCAAGACGGTCACCCGCGTGCGTGGGCTGCCTCCGGACGAGCTTCCCCGCTGGGCTGGCGACCTCAAGCGCGCGCTGGGCTGCGGCGCGACGGTGGAGGGCGACGACGTCGTGCTCCTCGGGGACCTGGTCGGACGTGCAGCCGACTGGCTAACGGCGCGCGGCGCGAAGCAGGTGGTGCGCGGGAACTGA